The following are from one region of the Jeongeupia sp. USM3 genome:
- the flgE gene encoding flagellar hook protein FlgE, whose protein sequence is MGFQQGLSGLNASSKSLDVIGNNIANASTVGFKGSRAEFADIYAATFANSGTLAGIGTRLDNVAQQFGQGNISSSSNPLDLAITGNGFYRVVDQAGNVSYTRNGQFQLDRSGYIVNGSQRLTGWPVDPRSGLLNKGGVPQPLQLTVGNVGAAATGASGLSNAGLAMITNLDGSKPIINRAAPPTGVGPLNVQDPTTYTDATTASVYDAQGVRHNLTFYFTKTATNQWEVQTSFDGANPVPATGTAGTQAYLYFDGNGKLDTVSNPTTNAAGFTFTTALAAPNGATSPFTFPVTFAKSTQFGSAFGATYTQDGYADGTLTGISVDKSGVIVGSYSNSQTKVIGQVVLANFANVQGLQPLGDNRWAETFGSGSANVGDPGSSNLGSLQSSALEDSNVDLTAELVNLITAQRSYQANAKTISAQDTILQTLVNLG, encoded by the coding sequence ATGGGTTTCCAGCAGGGTTTGAGCGGTCTGAACGCGTCGTCCAAGAGCCTGGACGTGATCGGCAACAACATCGCCAACGCCAGCACCGTCGGTTTCAAGGGCTCGCGCGCCGAGTTCGCCGACATCTACGCGGCGACGTTCGCCAATTCGGGCACGCTCGCCGGCATCGGCACGCGGCTCGACAACGTCGCGCAGCAGTTCGGCCAGGGCAACATCAGCAGCTCGAGCAATCCGCTCGATCTGGCGATCACCGGCAACGGCTTCTATCGCGTCGTCGATCAGGCCGGCAACGTCAGCTACACCCGCAACGGCCAGTTCCAGCTCGACCGCAGCGGCTACATCGTCAACGGCAGCCAGCGGCTGACCGGCTGGCCGGTCGACCCGCGCAGCGGCCTGCTGAACAAGGGTGGCGTGCCGCAACCGTTGCAGCTGACCGTCGGCAACGTCGGTGCCGCCGCCACCGGCGCGTCGGGGCTCTCGAACGCCGGGCTGGCGATGATCACCAACCTCGACGGCAGCAAGCCCATCATCAATCGCGCCGCACCGCCGACCGGCGTCGGCCCGCTCAACGTCCAGGACCCGACCACCTACACCGACGCGACGACCGCGAGCGTCTACGACGCGCAGGGTGTGCGCCACAACCTGACCTTCTATTTCACCAAGACCGCGACCAACCAGTGGGAAGTGCAGACCTCGTTCGACGGTGCCAACCCGGTGCCGGCAACCGGCACCGCCGGTACGCAGGCTTATCTGTACTTCGACGGCAACGGCAAGCTCGACACCGTCTCGAACCCGACGACCAATGCAGCCGGCTTCACGTTCACGACCGCACTGGCGGCGCCGAACGGCGCGACCAGCCCGTTCACCTTCCCGGTGACCTTCGCCAAGAGCACGCAGTTCGGCAGCGCCTTCGGTGCCACGTACACGCAGGACGGCTATGCCGACGGCACGCTGACCGGCATCAGCGTCGACAAGTCCGGTGTCATCGTCGGCTCGTATTCGAACAGCCAGACCAAGGTGATCGGCCAGGTCGTGCTGGCGAACTTTGCCAACGTCCAGGGGCTGCAGCCGCTCGGCGACAACCGCTGGGCCGAGACCTTCGGCTCGGGTTCGGCCAACGTCGGCGATCCGGGCTCGAGCAACCTCGGCTCGCTGCAGTCGTCGGCGCTCGAGGATTCCAACGTCGACCTGACCGCCGAACTCGTCAACCTGATCACCGCACAGCGCAGCTATCAGGCCAACGCCAAGACGATCTCGGCGCAGGACACCATCCTGCAAACCCTCGTGAACCTGGGCTAA
- a CDS encoding flagellar hook assembly protein FlgD — protein MTAVNATSGFDYTTLNAKADKAKDQAADMQQSFLKLLITQMQNQDPMNPMDNAQTTSQMAQINTVTGIQQLNATMTQMMAGMAGTQGLQAAAVVGKDVMAPVKGLEYPGKDGVDLGVELPAGHKGTQLAIVDAAGNVIEKVDIPASQTGYINVKWDGKLADGTQAPAGSYHVLAASINAAGKEQSIDVFGWQKAASVTLAANGTKVQLADGSIVDFTKIKQLR, from the coding sequence ATGACTGCCGTCAACGCCACCAGCGGTTTCGACTACACCACGCTCAATGCCAAGGCCGACAAGGCCAAGGACCAGGCTGCCGACATGCAGCAGAGCTTCCTGAAGCTGCTGATCACGCAGATGCAGAACCAGGACCCGATGAACCCGATGGACAACGCCCAGACCACGTCGCAGATGGCGCAGATCAACACGGTCACCGGCATCCAGCAGCTGAACGCGACGATGACGCAGATGATGGCGGGCATGGCCGGCACGCAGGGGCTGCAGGCGGCGGCCGTCGTCGGCAAGGACGTGATGGCGCCGGTCAAGGGGCTCGAGTACCCCGGCAAGGACGGCGTCGACCTCGGCGTCGAGCTGCCGGCCGGCCACAAGGGCACCCAGCTGGCGATCGTCGATGCGGCCGGCAACGTGATCGAGAAGGTCGACATCCCCGCGTCGCAGACCGGCTACATCAACGTCAAGTGGGACGGCAAGCTCGCCGACGGCACGCAGGCACCGGCCGGCTCCTACCACGTGCTCGCGGCCAGCATCAACGCCGCGGGCAAGGAGCAGTCGATCGACGTGTTCGGCTGGCAGAAGGCCGCCAGCGTCACGCTCGCCGCCAACGGCACCAAGGTCCAGCTGGCCGACGGCAGCATCGTCGACTTCACCAAGATCAAGCAGCTGCGCTAA
- the flgC gene encoding flagellar basal body rod protein FlgC: MSLFQVFDIAASSMRAQSQRLNAVASNLANAESATSSNGQPYRARQVVFQVAPLPGGSAATPGVRVAGVIEDQAPPRLVYEPANPLADANGYVAMPNVNVVEEMTNMISASRSYQTSADVMNTAKTLLQRTLQLGQI, translated from the coding sequence ATGTCCCTGTTCCAGGTATTCGATATCGCCGCCTCGTCGATGCGGGCGCAATCGCAGCGCCTCAACGCCGTCGCCAGCAACCTTGCCAACGCCGAATCGGCAACGAGCTCGAACGGCCAGCCCTACCGCGCCCGTCAGGTCGTGTTCCAGGTTGCGCCGCTGCCCGGTGGCAGCGCCGCCACGCCGGGCGTGCGCGTCGCCGGCGTGATCGAGGACCAGGCGCCGCCGCGGCTGGTGTACGAGCCGGCCAACCCGCTGGCCGACGCCAACGGCTACGTGGCGATGCCCAACGTCAACGTCGTCGAGGAAATGACCAACATGATCTCGGCGTCGCGCTCGTACCAGACCAGCGCCGACGTGATGAACACCGCCAAGACCCTGCTGCAGCGCACCTTGCAGCTGGGCCAGATCTAA
- the flgB gene encoding flagellar basal body rod protein FlgB, with product MLGRLDDYFKPQETALKLRSERQQVLAANIANADTPNYKARDFDFGAAFKAAMGGIAQPAMKQTDPRHLQPVAAFDLLAPQLGYRVPAQGAIDGNTVEMDTEMSQFADNTMRYQAALTFMQGRISSLKNALSNQ from the coding sequence ATGCTCGGACGCCTCGACGATTACTTCAAACCGCAGGAAACCGCGCTCAAGCTCCGCAGCGAGCGGCAGCAGGTGCTGGCGGCGAACATCGCCAACGCCGACACGCCGAACTACAAGGCGCGCGATTTCGACTTCGGCGCCGCGTTCAAGGCCGCGATGGGTGGCATTGCGCAGCCTGCGATGAAGCAGACCGATCCGCGCCACCTGCAGCCGGTTGCCGCGTTCGACCTGCTGGCGCCGCAACTCGGTTACCGGGTGCCGGCACAGGGCGCGATCGACGGCAACACCGTCGAGATGGACACCGAGATGAGCCAGTTCGCCGACAACACCATGCGTTACCAGGCCGCGCTGACCTTCATGCAGGGCCGGATCTCGTCGCTGAAGAACGCCCTGAGCAATCAATAA
- a CDS encoding DUF2325 domain-containing protein has translation MNAYLVGADVLGNIPDLLGRYGITIHKHVSGRHAAHQRKPASLKGVDLIILFTDFLGHNVMRHYRELANEENIRFVACRRSVCSLSQTLDKLGHCATNPCDTCPQRKLH, from the coding sequence ATGAACGCTTACCTTGTGGGCGCCGACGTGCTCGGCAACATCCCCGACCTGCTGGGCCGCTACGGCATTACCATCCACAAGCACGTCTCCGGCCGCCACGCCGCGCACCAGCGCAAGCCGGCCAGCCTCAAGGGGGTCGACCTGATCATCCTGTTCACCGACTTCCTCGGCCACAACGTGATGCGCCACTACCGCGAGTTGGCCAACGAGGAGAACATCCGCTTCGTCGCCTGCCGCCGCTCGGTGTGCTCGCTGTCGCAAACGCTCGACAAGCTCGGCCACTGTGCGACCAACCCGTGCGACACCTGCCCGCAGCGCAAGCTGCACTAG
- a CDS encoding mechanosensitive ion channel family protein → MRLLALLLLCLSLFAHADDASAPAISTPAASTVATAEATLTINNRNIATFRSNLLGSTPQQRLEAADKRIRRLLGDATPLKLETRTNVEGGALLYDGNPLFFVSSADVDTLSGETLNGNLEHSKAALTELFNDARGFNQPQQWLFAIAKAAAATLLFALSLWLLNRLWLLWNQLLRFVLAKLIHKLRDVRNVVPIRLIKLSLRLVGYLVFWPSALALGYVWMSYVLRQFPYTRIWGEQLDAAVLKLLSQFAVAILSALPSLAVVVLILLLTRWTVRGINYLFVQVESGRVQLGFFDADTAATTRKLLSVAAWLFAVAMIYPYLPGANTDAFKGLSVIVGLMVSLGASSVVGQFASGLILIYSRSIKVGEYVQIGDEEGTVMEIGMFATKVHTNLREEVSIPNSVLVSQSVKNFSRLARGGGVICKIAVTIGYDTPWRQVHAMLLEAARRTAGLRQDPSSVVYQTALSDFYVEYHLRFALDEPRLRLQILSELHGNVQDVFNEYGVQIMSPNYEADPETPKMVKPEDFYLAPAQRPEGARP, encoded by the coding sequence ATGCGCCTCCTTGCCCTCCTCCTGCTCTGCCTGTCCCTGTTCGCCCACGCCGACGATGCGTCGGCCCCGGCAATCTCGACCCCCGCGGCATCGACCGTCGCCACGGCCGAAGCCACGCTGACGATCAACAACCGCAACATCGCCACCTTCCGCAGCAATCTGCTCGGCTCGACGCCGCAGCAGCGCCTCGAGGCCGCCGACAAGCGCATCCGCCGGCTGCTCGGCGACGCCACGCCGCTGAAGCTCGAAACGCGGACCAACGTCGAAGGCGGCGCGCTGCTGTACGACGGCAACCCGCTGTTCTTCGTCAGCAGCGCCGACGTCGACACGCTGTCCGGCGAAACGCTGAACGGCAACCTCGAGCACTCGAAGGCGGCGCTGACCGAGTTGTTCAACGACGCCCGCGGCTTCAACCAGCCGCAGCAATGGCTGTTCGCGATCGCCAAGGCGGCCGCGGCAACGCTGCTGTTCGCGCTGTCGCTGTGGCTGCTGAACCGGCTGTGGCTGCTGTGGAACCAGTTGCTGCGCTTCGTGCTTGCCAAGCTGATCCACAAGCTGCGCGACGTGCGCAACGTCGTGCCGATCCGGCTGATCAAGCTCAGCCTGCGTCTGGTCGGCTACCTGGTGTTCTGGCCGAGCGCGCTGGCGCTCGGCTATGTGTGGATGTCGTACGTGCTGCGCCAGTTTCCGTATACGCGGATCTGGGGCGAGCAGCTCGATGCGGCGGTGCTCAAGCTCTTGAGCCAGTTCGCCGTCGCCATCCTCTCGGCGCTGCCGAGCCTGGCCGTCGTCGTGCTGATCCTGCTGCTGACGCGCTGGACCGTCCGCGGCATCAACTACCTGTTCGTCCAGGTCGAATCGGGCCGGGTCCAGCTCGGCTTCTTCGACGCCGACACCGCCGCGACGACGCGCAAGCTGCTGTCGGTTGCCGCGTGGCTGTTCGCCGTCGCGATGATCTACCCCTACCTGCCCGGCGCGAACACCGACGCGTTCAAGGGGCTGAGCGTCATCGTCGGCCTGATGGTCTCGCTCGGCGCGTCGAGCGTCGTCGGCCAGTTCGCATCGGGGCTGATCCTGATCTATTCGCGCTCGATCAAGGTCGGCGAATACGTGCAGATCGGCGACGAGGAAGGCACGGTGATGGAGATCGGCATGTTCGCGACCAAGGTCCACACCAATCTGCGCGAGGAGGTCAGCATCCCGAACTCGGTGCTGGTCAGCCAGAGCGTGAAGAACTTCTCGCGACTGGCGCGCGGCGGCGGCGTGATCTGCAAGATCGCCGTCACCATCGGCTACGACACGCCGTGGCGCCAGGTCCACGCGATGCTGCTCGAAGCCGCCCGCCGCACCGCGGGGCTGCGGCAGGATCCGTCGTCGGTGGTCTACCAGACCGCGCTGTCGGACTTCTACGTCGAATACCACCTGCGCTTCGCGCTCGACGAACCGCGCCTGCGGCTGCAGATCCTGTCCGAACTGCACGGCAATGTGCAGGACGTATTCAACGAATACGGCGTGCAGATCATGTCGCCGAACTACGAAGCCGACCCGGAGACGCCGAAGATGGTCAAACCGGAAGACTTCTACCTCGCGCCGGCGCAGCGGCCCGAAGGCGCCCGGCCGTGA
- a CDS encoding helix-hairpin-helix domain-containing protein, with translation MATATRQDPCMLDVFIPIVRFADGEAPRPWWHYTAERKRRLSGPC, from the coding sequence ATGGCCACCGCAACCCGGCAGGATCCGTGCATGCTCGATGTCTTCATCCCGATCGTCCGCTTTGCCGACGGCGAAGCGCCGCGGCCGTGGTGGCACTACACGGCCGAGCGCAAGCGCCGCCTGTCCGGCCCGTGCTGA